The genomic stretch ACCCTCGATCAGCTCCGCGGCCTCATCGCGGTGGTCAGCCAGGACACCTATCTCTTCCACGGAACCGTGGAGCAGAACCTCCGCATGGGCAAGCCCGACGCCACCCCGGCCGAGCTCCAGGCCGCGGCCCGCGCCGCCAACGCCGAGGAGTTCATCGTGCGCTTGCCCCAGGGCTACGACACCGTCGTGGGTGAGCGGGGCGTGCGGCTCTCGGGAGGCCAGCGCCAGCGCGTCGCCATCGCGCGCGCCCTCCTGCGCGATGCGCCCATCCTCATCCTGGACGAGGCCCTCTCCGCCGTCGACGCCGAGAGCGAAGCGGTGATCCAGGAGGCTCTCGACCGGCTCATGGAGGGGCGCACCACCCTGATCTTCGCCCACCGGCTCTCGAGCGTCATCGGGGCCGATCGCATTCTCGTCCTCGACGAGGGCCGCATCGTGGAGAGCGGCAGCCATGCCGAGCTCATGGGGCGTGCCGGCACCTATCACCGGCTCATGGCCGCGCAGGCGCAGGACGGGGCCGGCCGCGCCGAGCCGCTCGTCGCGCTGGACACGGCGTCGGGGCCGGCCGCGGGCGAGGATGAATCATCGGCCCTGGCGGACTTCGAGCCGACGGATGCGATTCTGCGCGCGCAGGGCATGGGCTGGGGGCAGCTCATCCGCGTTCTGCTCGGCATGGTCGCGGGCTACCGCGCCCGGCTCATCACGACCTTCGTGCTTGGCGTGTCGCGCGTGATCGCGCTGATCGGGGTGGGCGTGCTGAGCGCGCTCATCGTGCGCGCGGTGAAAAACGGCGCGCCGTTCGGCGGACTGCTGATCGCGCTGGCCCTTGCCGCGCCGCTGGCCGGCGTCCTGCACTGGCTCGAATCGTGGCTCGCCCATGACATGGCCTATCGCCTGCTCGCCGACATGCGCCTCGACATGTTCCGCAAGCTCGACGCGCTGGCCCCGGCCTATCTCACGCGGCGGCGCACGGGGGATCTGGTGGGCGTGGCCACCCATGACGTGGAGCTGATCGAGTACTTCTTCGCCCACACGATCACGCCCGCCTTCGTGGCCGTGCTCGTGCCCGTGGGCGTCCTCGTGGTGCTGGCGGGCTTCGGCTGGCCCCTGGCCCTGGCCCTGCTGCCCTTCCTGGCCTGGGCCGCCCTCACGCCCGTGCTCGGGCGCTCGCGCATCGACCGGCTCGGATCCCGCGCGCGCGAAGTCTCCGGCGATCTCACCGCGCACGCCGTGGATTCGGTCCAGGGGCTCGGCGAGATCGTCGCCTTCCGGCAGGTGCGCGCGCGCGGCGAGGAGTTTGCCGCCAAGGCGCGGGAGTATTTCCGCGTGCGCATGCCTTTCCTCCACGACCTGACCCTGCAGACCTCGCTGCAGGAGATCGCGACGGGGATCGGCGGGCTCGCCGTCGTCGTGGTGGGGGCGGCGCTGGCCGCGGGGGGCCGACTCGACGCGGCCATTCTGCCGTTGCTTACGCTTCTGGCGATGTCCGCCTTCATTCCCGTGTGGGAGATCGCCCAGGTGGGCCGCCAGCTCGCCGACACGCTGGGCGCCGCGCGGCGGGTGCACGCGGTGCATGCCGAGCGAGTGCTGGTGGCGGACGGCGCCGGTGTGGACGGCGCGATTCCTGGCGGGCCAGCCCTCGAGATGTCACAGGTCACCTTCACCTATCCCGGCCGCCGGCGCCCCGCGCTCACCGAGGTGTCGTTTGCCGTCCCGCGCGGGAGCACGGTGGCGCTCGTGGGCCCCTCCGGCGCCGGCAAGACCACCATCGCCAGTCTCTTCCTCAGGTTCTGGGATCCCGACGTGGGCTCGGTCCGGCTGGACGGTCACGATCTGAGAGAGTTCGGACTCGACGAGCTGCGCCGCCGGGTGGCCCTGGTGGCGCAGGACACCTATCTCTTCAACGACACGCTGCGGAACAATATCCTGCTCGCCCGTCCGGAGGCGTCCGAGACAGAGGTGACGGCGGCCGTGGAGCAGGCCGCCCTCACCGACTTCATGGCCTCGCTGCCCGATGGCCTCGCCACGATCGTGGGCGAGCGCGGCGCCCAGCTCTCCGGCGGTCAGCGTCAGCGCGTGGCCATCGCCCGCGCCTTTCTCAAGGACGCGCCCGTCTTGATCCTCGACGAGGCGACCTCGCACCTGGACGCGGTCAGCGAGCAGGCGGTGCGCGGGGCGCTCGACCTCCTGGCTCGCAACCGCACGACCCTGGTCATCGCGCACCGCCTCTCCACGGTGCGCAACGCCGACCGCATCATCGTGCTGGAGGACGGGCAGGTGGCAGAGATCGGCGCCCATCGCGATCTTCTCGCCAAGGGCGGCCTCTACGCGCATCTCGTCTCCCGCCAGCTCGCGAGCGCCTCCGGCGTCTCCGCCTGACACCTCTCCCCCTCATTTACTCAGCTTTCGCCTCGCCGCTCGAGGCGAGCGTCTCATCTCGAACGGCGGCCCTCTCCCCCGAGGCGGGGGAGAGGGATAGAAACAAGGGCATGCGGCTCTCTCTTCACATCCCTCTCCCCCATCGGGGGAGAGGGCAGGGTGAGGGGGCAGCTGCGCACGGGCCCGATTGCAATCGCTGGGCGGGTCGCCCACAATTCCCGTCATGGCGGGCACGCACACCACGACCGAGCAGAAGGCGCTCGAGCTCAATCTCGATCGGGCCAAGTACGGCACCATCGCCGAGATCGGGGCGGGGCAGGAGGTGGCGGGCTGGCTCTTCCACGTGGGCGGCGCCGCCGGCACCATCGCCAAGACCATCTCCGCCTACGACATGGCAGTCAGCGATGCCCTCTACGGCCCCACCAAGCGCTATGTCAGCCGCGAGCGGCTCGAGTCCATGCTCGCGCGCGAGTTCGACCTGCTCGTGCAGACGCTCGGGCCCGGCCGTGGCGCCACCACCGCCTTCTTCGCCTTCGCCGACACCGTGGCCACGCGCAGCTTCAAGCACCACGACGACGGCCGCGGCTGGGTCGGCATCCGCTTCCAGCATCAGCCCCTGGCCGAGCCGTCCGAGGCCATCGTCTACGTCACCCTGCACGACCGCACCGCCATCGCCCAGCAGGAGGCGCTCGGCGTCCTCGGCATCAACCTGATCCACGGGGCGCTCTTCCGCCATGGCGATCCCGCCGGGCTCATCGGCGCGCTCCTGGACGAGCTCTCGCGCGAGCGCCTCGACGTGGACATGATCAAGCTCTCCGGGCCCGCCTTCCTCGGCGTGGACAACCGGCTGATGAGCCTGCAGCTCGTCGAGCAGGATCTTACGGACGCCGCCATGTTCACGGCGGCAGGGGAAGTCGTCCAGCCCTCCGAGGTGCTCTACAAGAAGCCCATCCTGATCGAGCGCGGCAGCTTCCGGCCCATCACCAAGCTCACCCTCGACCTGGTCGAGCGCGCGCGGGCACGCTTCCTGCGAGAGACGAGCGTGTCGGGCCAGGAGCCGGTGGTCCTCATGGAGATGACGCTCCGCAATCTGACCTCGCCGTCAGGGATCGACCACGCCGATTTTCTCGCGCGGGCGGATATCCTGGGCGCTCTCGGTCTCAACGTGCTGATCTCGCGCTTCGAGCAGTACTACCACGTGTCCGAGTACCTCACCCGCTTCACCGATCAGATGATCGGCATCGCCGTCGGCATGCCGAGCGTGCAGGAGATCTCCCAGGACAAGTACTACACCGATCTGGGCGGCGGGCTCCTCGAGGCGGCGGGGCGGCTCTTCAAGCGCTCGGTCAAGATGTACGTTTACCCGACGCAGGATCCGTCCACGGGCCAGCTCGTCACGGTGACGAGCGGGGGGACGCCGCCCCTCTGGCGTCACCTGCGCGAGCTTCTTCTCGAGAGCGGCCGGCTCGAGGCCATCGAGGAGTTCGACGCGAGCTCGCTGTCGATTTACCCTCCGGACGTGCTGGCGCGCATCCAGAAGGGCGATCCCTCTTGGGAAACCATGGTGCCGGCACCGGCGGCCGAGGCCATCAAGGCCAAGCGCCTCTTCGGCTACACGCCGCCTCGCTAGATGTCGCTAGGGGTCAGGTCTCACAAAACGACATTTGTCGGACGCTCCCTCCCGGTCCGTAACACAGAACGCAGCTTGACTCAGGCGGTGGTGTGCCACATTCTTCCGCCACCGACCGCGGACCTCGACCGCTCCGGGTGCCGAGGAGAGGGAATGTTACGACTGAGCTGTTGTGACCAACGGGCCGTGCTGGACTGCCTGCGGACGACGATCCTGCCACCGCTACCGAGTCTTCCTGTTCCCGGCCGTGACGATGCCTGGGCGTTCTCGCGGCCCGGATGGCTCGAGGGAGGCAAGAAAGGCCGCGCGCACGACCTGAGTGAACCAGCGGCCGGAGGGTGCCTCGAGAAAGGTGACATAGCGACCGAGCTCAGCGTCGCTCAGGTCACGATACGTGAACAGGAGCGAGGTCATGATACGCAGCCGGTAACCTTCGTCGATGGCGGGACCAGCCGCCTGCCCATCCAGGCCGAGCCGGCCTAGGAGGCTGGGCGGGACCAGAGGCGTCATGATTCTTCGAAGCGCGGCCACGGCCGCCACCGCCACGGTGGCCGAGCTGTCCGTGACCTCGCCCGCGCGTTCGAGGCGATGAATCAAGGCGAGACGAGTCGGGGTCGGCGGGGTAGAGGGAAGCCGATTGACGAAGGCGGTCAGCTCGTCAAGCTGGTCAGGCCTCGAGGAGGCGCCCTCGAGAGCGACGATGCGCTGGGAGAGCGGGCTGCGAAGCCAGCTCAGAAGTATGGCAGCCTGAGGTTGGCCGAGGTGTCGGGTCAAGGATTGGTGCATGTTGCGCCGGAGCATGTCGGCGTTGAACCGTTGCGCCACCAGGCTGGCGGCCCCCGGTGGCGGCTGGACCCCCAAGCTCATCCACCTTTCGAATTCACCTTGGATGA from Candidatus Methylomirabilota bacterium encodes the following:
- a CDS encoding ATP-binding cassette domain-containing protein, whose translation is GIVGTSGAGKSTVARLLLRFYDPERGRVMIGGHDIRDLTLDQLRGLIAVVSQDTYLFHGTVEQNLRMGKPDATPAELQAAARAANAEEFIVRLPQGYDTVVGERGVRLSGGQRQRVAIARALLRDAPILILDEALSAVDAESEAVIQEALDRLMEGRTTLIFAHRLSSVIGADRILVLDEGRIVESGSHAELMGRAGTYHRLMAAQAQDGAGRAEPLVALDTASGPAAGEDESSALADFEPTDAILRAQGMGWGQLIRVLLGMVAGYRARLITTFVLGVSRVIALIGVGVLSALIVRAVKNGAPFGGLLIALALAAPLAGVLHWLESWLAHDMAYRLLADMRLDMFRKLDALAPAYLTRRRTGDLVGVATHDVELIEYFFAHTITPAFVAVLVPVGVLVVLAGFGWPLALALLPFLAWAALTPVLGRSRIDRLGSRAREVSGDLTAHAVDSVQGLGEIVAFRQVRARGEEFAAKAREYFRVRMPFLHDLTLQTSLQEIATGIGGLAVVVVGAALAAGGRLDAAILPLLTLLAMSAFIPVWEIAQVGRQLADTLGAARRVHAVHAERVLVADGAGVDGAIPGGPALEMSQVTFTYPGRRRPALTEVSFAVPRGSTVALVGPSGAGKTTIASLFLRFWDPDVGSVRLDGHDLREFGLDELRRRVALVAQDTYLFNDTLRNNILLARPEASETEVTAAVEQAALTDFMASLPDGLATIVGERGAQLSGGQRQRVAIARAFLKDAPVLILDEATSHLDAVSEQAVRGALDLLARNRTTLVIAHRLSTVRNADRIIVLEDGQVAEIGAHRDLLAKGGLYAHLVSRQLASASGVSA
- a CDS encoding TonB-dependent receptor, which produces MAGTHTTTEQKALELNLDRAKYGTIAEIGAGQEVAGWLFHVGGAAGTIAKTISAYDMAVSDALYGPTKRYVSRERLESMLAREFDLLVQTLGPGRGATTAFFAFADTVATRSFKHHDDGRGWVGIRFQHQPLAEPSEAIVYVTLHDRTAIAQQEALGVLGINLIHGALFRHGDPAGLIGALLDELSRERLDVDMIKLSGPAFLGVDNRLMSLQLVEQDLTDAAMFTAAGEVVQPSEVLYKKPILIERGSFRPITKLTLDLVERARARFLRETSVSGQEPVVLMEMTLRNLTSPSGIDHADFLARADILGALGLNVLISRFEQYYHVSEYLTRFTDQMIGIAVGMPSVQEISQDKYYTDLGGGLLEAAGRLFKRSVKMYVYPTQDPSTGQLVTVTSGGTPPLWRHLRELLLESGRLEAIEEFDASSLSIYPPDVLARIQKGDPSWETMVPAPAAEAIKAKRLFGYTPPR
- a CDS encoding DUF4124 domain-containing protein, with the protein product MTRPSVLALALLVVLSAPDPGSAAIYRWVDSDGVINYSDNVYRFEAHQGQVNPQHVGPAADSKPQRSLPAEAPDVPKVLEGTGPARLESVTVEVMRLSGIDVQVAQVAAIIQGEFERWMSLGVQPPPGAASLVAQRFNADMLRRNMHQSLTRHLGQPQAAILLSWLRSPLSQRIVALEGASSRPDQLDELTAFVNRLPSTPPTPTRLALIHRLERAGEVTDSSATVAVAAVAALRRIMTPLVPPSLLGRLGLDGQAAGPAIDEGYRLRIMTSLLFTYRDLSDAELGRYVTFLEAPSGRWFTQVVRAAFLASLEPSGPRERPGIVTAGNRKTR